The Acidobacteriota bacterium genome includes the window GAGGGTGTGGAATACAAACTGATTTGCAACCGCGTGTCCTCACTGCCCCCCCCCAATGGAAGAGATCAAGGAATCGCTGCTATGTCCGAAATTGTCGCAGAAGAAATATCGCGCGAGCATTCGGGAAAAAATGTTCTGTTGCGGCTGGCCTACGATGGCACGGACTTCTCCGGCTGGCAGATTCAGCTGGGGTTGCCCTCCATCCAAGGTCAATTGACCGAAGCCTTTCAGAAGATAACAGGCGAGCTGGTCCAAGTCCGCGGCTCAGGGCGTACCGACGCGGGGGTGCATGCGCTGGGGCAGGCGGCCAGCGTCCGGCTGCAATCGCCGATTCCGGCTGCGAACCTGGTTCGCGCGTTGAACCATCATCTGCCGGGGAGCATTCGAGTCCTGTCGTCCGTGGAGGTTGCCAATGATTTCCACGCGCAGCTCGACGCTGTCGCCAAGACCTATCGCTATCGCATCTACCGCGCGTCGGTCTGCTCGCCGTGGCTGGTGCGCTTCGTTGACCCCTATCCTTATCCACTCGACGAGAAGTTGATGATCGAGGCCGCTGGGCATTTCGCGGGCACGCACGATTTCCGTTCTCTCGCCTCGGTGGACAAGAGCGGCCTGCGGCCCAACAGGACTTTTGTCCGCACTATTTTTGAATCCCG containing:
- the truA gene encoding tRNA pseudouridine(38-40) synthase TruA yields the protein MSEIVAEEISREHSGKNVLLRLAYDGTDFSGWQIQLGLPSIQGQLTEAFQKITGELVQVRGSGRTDAGVHALGQAASVRLQSPIPAANLVRALNHHLPGSIRVLSSVEVANDFHAQLDAVAKTYRYRIYRASVCSPWLVRFVDPYPYPLDEKLMIEAAGHFAGTHDFRSLASVDKSGLRPNRTFVRTIFESRMERLGEELVYTVRGSGFLTHMVRNIVGLLIEMGHHRRQVHEIAEIIAARDRRRAGPTAPARGLHLVHVEYRDEIGEFRLK